A genome region from Leifsonia sp. Root112D2 includes the following:
- a CDS encoding branched-chain amino acid ABC transporter permease, whose protein sequence is MSTATEFLSNAWSKAWVRWACIAIVAILLIVLPLGLPVFANQTLARIGVFAVAVLGLNVVMGYTGQVSLGQIFFLGLGAYVTAYGVSQGWNIIIVFILSLVIPGVVGLLVALAAARLGGLAIAMVTIALPIVGGPLAKRLSEFTGGSQGLSAIFSDAPAWAGLADDQWQFYLVLIIGTITFLLTRNLVRGKYGRAFAIVKGNEAVAGSLGVSPYRYKVLAFTVASIIGGVSGFLYMVVVQYTSPETMSFGHSITLLASMVIGGAASIFGSVLGGAYYVLVPQLTNLINPNLTAVLQGAILLAVLFVLPGGLVSLPRVIGRLVARSRRGGTPTGHVPMIGDGVPAAAPQTASSTTTASNSSTKGSPTERQGEA, encoded by the coding sequence ATGTCTACTGCAACCGAATTCCTGTCCAACGCCTGGTCGAAGGCCTGGGTGCGCTGGGCCTGCATCGCCATCGTCGCCATACTGCTCATCGTGCTGCCGCTCGGTCTGCCGGTCTTCGCGAACCAGACGCTCGCGCGCATCGGGGTCTTCGCCGTTGCGGTGCTCGGCCTCAACGTGGTCATGGGCTACACCGGCCAGGTCTCGCTCGGCCAGATCTTCTTTCTGGGCCTCGGCGCCTATGTCACGGCCTACGGCGTCTCGCAGGGCTGGAACATCATCATCGTCTTCATACTCTCGCTGGTGATCCCCGGGGTGGTGGGGCTGCTCGTTGCCCTCGCCGCCGCACGACTCGGAGGCCTCGCGATAGCGATGGTCACAATAGCCCTGCCCATCGTCGGCGGTCCGCTCGCGAAGCGGCTCTCCGAGTTCACGGGCGGGTCCCAGGGGCTCTCGGCTATTTTCTCGGATGCTCCCGCCTGGGCCGGGCTGGCCGACGACCAGTGGCAGTTTTACCTCGTACTGATCATCGGCACCATCACGTTCCTGCTCACCCGCAACCTGGTTCGCGGCAAGTACGGTCGCGCCTTCGCCATCGTGAAGGGCAACGAGGCGGTCGCCGGCTCGCTGGGTGTCTCGCCCTACCGCTACAAGGTGCTCGCGTTCACTGTCGCCTCGATCATCGGCGGCGTCAGCGGCTTTCTGTACATGGTGGTCGTGCAGTACACCTCGCCCGAGACGATGAGCTTCGGACACTCGATCACGCTCCTGGCATCCATGGTCATCGGCGGCGCGGCCAGCATTTTCGGCTCCGTGCTCGGCGGCGCGTACTACGTGCTTGTTCCGCAGCTGACGAACCTCATCAACCCGAACCTCACCGCCGTGCTGCAGGGCGCGATCCTGCTGGCCGTGCTGTTCGTGCTGCCCGGTGGTCTGGTGTCGCTGCCACGCGTGATAGGCCGCCTGGTGGCCCGCTCGCGCCGCGGCGGAACACCCACGGGCCACGTACCGATGATCGGCGACGGCGTTCCGGCCGCCGCACCCCAGACCGCTTCGTCGACGACCACAGCGTCGAACAGTTCGACGAAGGGATCCCCAACAGAGAGGCAAGGAGAGGCATGA
- a CDS encoding branched-chain amino acid ABC transporter permease, with protein sequence MGQFIQLVVDGLSTGSIYAVLALAIVLVNQATGLVNFAQGGMAVLSAYVAFELTQLHVPLVLAILGSILVSFLFGALIERYLMRRFERGDPDTAVVVTIGLLTLITGVCAWIWSYNNLQFPSLFPVGTVKLFGAVISINSLGTFLVIVAIMILVQVLFIGTKLGLALRAVAINPQSAAFSGLPVGRLLMVGWALAAGLGAVAGALVAPQLTLTPGMMDNALVYALAAVILGGLSSPVGVVVAAWLIGVLENLAAAYVGFISYDLKIAVPFILIFVVLIVRPQGLFGRKAVVRV encoded by the coding sequence ATGGGCCAGTTCATTCAACTCGTGGTCGACGGGCTGTCGACGGGGTCGATCTACGCCGTTCTCGCGCTCGCCATCGTGCTCGTCAATCAGGCAACCGGCCTGGTCAACTTCGCGCAGGGCGGCATGGCGGTGCTTTCCGCATACGTCGCCTTCGAGCTGACCCAGCTGCACGTTCCGCTGGTCCTTGCCATTCTCGGCTCGATCCTCGTCTCGTTCCTGTTCGGTGCCCTCATCGAGCGCTACCTGATGCGCAGATTCGAGCGCGGGGATCCCGACACCGCCGTGGTGGTGACGATCGGGTTGCTCACCCTGATCACGGGCGTCTGCGCCTGGATCTGGTCGTACAACAACCTGCAGTTTCCGTCGCTGTTCCCCGTGGGCACGGTCAAGCTCTTCGGTGCCGTGATCAGCATCAACTCGCTCGGCACCTTCCTTGTGATCGTCGCGATCATGATTCTGGTGCAGGTGCTGTTCATCGGCACGAAACTCGGCCTCGCGCTGCGAGCCGTGGCGATCAACCCGCAGTCGGCGGCGTTCTCCGGTCTTCCCGTCGGACGTCTGCTGATGGTGGGCTGGGCCCTCGCGGCCGGTCTCGGCGCTGTCGCCGGCGCACTCGTGGCCCCGCAGCTCACACTCACGCCCGGCATGATGGACAACGCTCTCGTGTACGCCCTGGCGGCCGTCATTCTCGGCGGCCTTTCCAGCCCTGTCGGCGTCGTCGTCGCGGCGTGGCTGATCGGTGTGCTGGAGAACCTCGCGGCCGCCTACGTCGGCTTCATCAGCTACGACCTGAAGATCGCGGTGCCGTTCATTCTGATCTTCGTCGTGCTGATTGTGCGCCCCCAGGGCCTGTTCGGCCGGAAAGCCGTGGTGCGCGTCTGA
- a CDS encoding ABC transporter ATP-binding protein, producing the protein MTLLELDGVTAFYGPVRVLDGVSLSVPEGGAVGILGANGAGKTTTLRAIVGTVRAGGVIRYDGKDIRGLRPEKAAALGIAHVPEGRGTLTDLTVRENLRIGAYLRKDRKAIASDMEYCLDLFPQLQDRVRSNGSALSGGEQQMLAIARAFMSKPRLLLLDEASLGLAPGTAKVVYEAIRRLRVESGIAMLVVEQNANLAFTLVDSATVLETGRNVLAGSTAELKGMDEIRRAYLGG; encoded by the coding sequence ATGACGCTGCTTGAGCTCGACGGCGTTACCGCGTTCTATGGACCGGTGCGGGTGCTCGACGGCGTCTCGCTGTCGGTTCCCGAGGGCGGCGCCGTCGGCATCCTCGGAGCCAACGGCGCGGGCAAGACCACGACCCTGCGTGCGATAGTCGGCACGGTGCGGGCCGGCGGCGTGATTCGATACGACGGCAAGGACATCCGTGGACTGCGGCCCGAGAAGGCAGCCGCGCTCGGCATCGCCCACGTGCCCGAAGGCCGCGGCACACTGACGGATCTCACCGTGCGTGAGAATCTGCGCATCGGAGCGTATCTGCGCAAGGATCGCAAAGCCATCGCATCCGACATGGAGTACTGCCTCGACCTTTTTCCGCAGTTGCAGGATCGGGTGCGCTCCAACGGCTCGGCGCTTTCCGGCGGTGAACAGCAGATGCTGGCCATCGCGCGTGCGTTCATGTCCAAGCCGCGCCTGCTGCTTCTCGACGAGGCATCCCTCGGCCTGGCGCCAGGCACCGCCAAGGTTGTGTATGAGGCAATCCGGCGCCTGCGCGTCGAGTCAGGCATAGCCATGCTCGTCGTGGAGCAGAATGCCAATCTCGCCTTCACTCTCGTCGATTCGGCGACCGTGCTCGAGACCGGTCGCAATGTACTCGCCGGATCAACGGCCGAACTCAAGGGCATGGACGAGATTCGCCGCGCCTACCTGGGAGGCTGA
- a CDS encoding ABC transporter ATP-binding protein — translation MAAELTISDVSLSFGGIRVLEKVTFSAAAGTIVGLVGPNGAGKTSLFNCISGHYAASDGSIRIDDVEVTGSRPASLARHGLARTFQHPALQLRETVLENVLLGAHTRLPGGAVEWSLHLPRTARAEKALRAEALTLLDRLGLGWAANTRADELSHGLHKGIELCRALLMRPKLLLLDEPAAGLPHAEVEQLIETVRRIRTDDDITIVIVEHNMGLISAITDHVVVLDHGRKLMEGTAAEAQSDPRVIEAYLGKDAADDAA, via the coding sequence ATGGCCGCTGAACTGACGATTTCCGATGTGTCCCTGTCATTCGGCGGCATCCGCGTTCTGGAGAAGGTCACCTTCTCCGCAGCAGCCGGAACCATCGTGGGCCTCGTCGGACCGAACGGTGCCGGCAAGACCTCTCTGTTCAACTGCATCAGCGGGCACTACGCGGCAAGCGATGGATCGATCCGCATCGACGATGTCGAGGTGACCGGGTCACGACCCGCATCGCTGGCCCGTCACGGGCTCGCACGTACCTTTCAGCATCCCGCCCTTCAGCTTCGCGAGACGGTTCTCGAGAATGTGCTGCTCGGCGCCCACACGCGCCTGCCCGGCGGGGCGGTGGAATGGTCCCTGCACCTGCCCCGCACGGCTCGCGCCGAGAAGGCGTTGCGGGCAGAGGCCCTGACGCTGCTGGATCGCCTGGGCCTCGGCTGGGCCGCGAACACGCGTGCCGACGAGTTGTCGCACGGGCTGCACAAAGGCATCGAGTTGTGCCGTGCGCTGCTCATGCGCCCCAAGCTGCTGTTGCTCGACGAGCCTGCGGCGGGACTGCCGCACGCCGAGGTCGAGCAGCTCATCGAGACCGTGCGACGAATCCGCACCGACGATGACATCACCATCGTCATCGTCGAGCACAACATGGGTCTCATCTCCGCCATCACCGATCATGTCGTCGTGCTCGATCACGGCCGAAAGCTGATGGAAGGAACCGCCGCCGAGGCGCAGTCCGATCCACGGGTGATCGAGGCGTACCTCGGAAAGGATGCCGCGGATGACGCTGCTTGA
- a CDS encoding ATP-dependent DNA helicase: MPDENRCAQKEISVTKPTLSAEQAAVYDAIENTRQHVFVTGRAGTGKSTLLNHLAWNTEKQLVIAAPTGVAALNVGGQTIHSLFRLPIGVIADQEIDQSGELRKLLNTIDTLVIDEISMVNADLLDAIDRSLRQARARKTEPFGGVQLVLFGDPYQLAPVPGDGDERAYFADTYRSMWFFDAKVWQEADLRIFELAEIHRQSDAEFKYMLNAVRHGYVTKEIADRLNAIGARPAPNDGTITLATRNDTVNRINAQQLALLPGRALTAKAEVTGDFGGRTFPADEKLELKIGAQVMFLRNDTGQGDGARWVNGTIGTVTRIDNTVYVDVDGEIHEVEPAVWEKYKYSYDASSKKLTKNVVAEFTQFPLRLAWAVTIHKSQGKSYDRAIVDLGSRAFSPGQTYVALSRLTALDGLYLTRPLRPADIMVDADVERFMTERRALAGTAS; encoded by the coding sequence ATGCCTGACGAAAACCGATGCGCGCAGAAAGAGATCTCGGTGACCAAGCCAACCCTCTCTGCCGAGCAGGCCGCAGTCTACGACGCCATCGAGAACACGCGCCAGCATGTTTTCGTGACCGGCCGTGCCGGCACGGGAAAGTCCACGTTGCTGAACCATCTGGCGTGGAACACCGAGAAGCAGCTCGTGATAGCCGCACCCACCGGGGTGGCGGCGCTGAACGTGGGCGGGCAGACCATCCATTCGCTGTTCCGGCTGCCCATCGGCGTGATAGCCGACCAGGAGATCGACCAGAGCGGCGAGCTGCGCAAGCTGCTGAACACCATAGACACCCTCGTGATAGACGAGATTTCCATGGTGAATGCCGATCTTCTTGACGCCATCGACCGCTCGCTGCGGCAGGCGCGCGCGCGCAAAACTGAACCGTTCGGCGGGGTGCAGCTCGTGCTGTTCGGCGACCCGTACCAGCTTGCGCCCGTGCCGGGCGATGGCGACGAGCGCGCCTACTTTGCCGACACCTATCGCTCGATGTGGTTCTTCGACGCCAAGGTGTGGCAGGAGGCCGATCTGCGCATCTTCGAGCTGGCCGAGATCCACCGCCAGAGCGACGCCGAATTCAAGTACATGCTCAACGCGGTGCGTCACGGGTACGTGACCAAGGAGATCGCCGATCGCCTCAACGCCATCGGCGCCCGCCCCGCCCCGAACGACGGCACCATCACCCTGGCCACGCGCAACGACACCGTCAATCGCATCAACGCGCAGCAGCTGGCGCTCTTGCCGGGGCGGGCGCTCACGGCCAAGGCCGAGGTGACCGGTGACTTCGGTGGTCGAACGTTTCCGGCCGACGAGAAGCTCGAGCTCAAGATCGGGGCGCAGGTGATGTTTCTGCGCAACGACACCGGTCAGGGAGACGGCGCCCGCTGGGTGAACGGCACCATCGGCACCGTCACGCGCATCGACAACACCGTGTATGTGGATGTCGACGGCGAGATCCACGAGGTGGAACCGGCCGTGTGGGAGAAGTACAAGTACAGCTACGACGCCTCCAGCAAGAAGCTGACGAAGAACGTGGTAGCCGAGTTCACCCAGTTTCCACTGCGGCTGGCCTGGGCGGTCACCATTCACAAGTCACAGGGCAAGAGCTACGACCGCGCCATCGTGGATCTCGGTTCGCGGGCGTTCAGCCCCGGGCAGACCTATGTGGCGCTCAGCCGTCTCACGGCGCTCGACGGGCTTTACCTGACACGCCCACTGCGCCCGGCAGACATCATGGTGGATGCCGACGTGGAAAGGTTCATGACCGAGAGGCGCGCTCTCGCGGGTACCGCCTCCTGA
- a CDS encoding serine hydrolase domain-containing protein produces MRLRRQGKRALIAACAVVLAALVTSACTGPAHELVPGPTQANGSLPLGVEKQLKTAVTDAMKLADASGAIAGVWAPWSGSWTAAEGTTARKGGKPMTTQMRFRIGQNTRSMTCTVLLALVDAGTVKLDDPVTKYLPDMSDVDDITLEQLCRNTAGIGDYTTALAAQFVNNPTRSWPQMELLTDGLAEARPGRPGEKFSSSDAGYFLLGLALQRASGTSWTELYQKYIFDRLGMTASSFPESNPFSFAGTHPQGYATALEASGSPRCGTVLTETNLSASMAWTAGGVISSLADMRVYAQALAAGALVSPQSKKAQWATVALGGDAPTWEGYGLGVETFGPLRGHSGQIPGFITATLSEPKSGLTVVVMLNNSSPGAEFAQTLARQLASIASKAPATKGSAPVIALPWSSEQAAADLTGLAVCQQPATSTPAP; encoded by the coding sequence ATGCGGCTGAGACGGCAGGGTAAACGCGCACTCATCGCCGCCTGCGCCGTGGTACTCGCCGCCCTCGTCACAAGCGCGTGCACGGGGCCGGCGCACGAGTTGGTCCCGGGCCCGACGCAGGCGAACGGATCCCTGCCGTTAGGGGTCGAAAAGCAGTTGAAGACCGCGGTGACGGATGCGATGAAGCTGGCGGATGCATCCGGTGCGATCGCGGGGGTCTGGGCCCCGTGGAGCGGCAGCTGGACGGCGGCCGAGGGCACGACCGCCCGCAAAGGCGGCAAGCCGATGACGACGCAGATGAGGTTTCGCATCGGCCAGAACACCCGGTCGATGACGTGCACCGTGCTGCTCGCACTGGTCGATGCCGGCACGGTGAAACTCGACGACCCGGTCACGAAGTATCTGCCGGACATGTCCGACGTGGATGACATCACGCTTGAGCAGCTCTGCCGCAACACCGCCGGGATCGGCGACTACACCACCGCGCTCGCCGCGCAGTTCGTGAACAATCCCACCCGGTCCTGGCCGCAAATGGAGTTGCTGACCGACGGGCTCGCCGAGGCGCGTCCGGGGCGACCGGGGGAGAAGTTCTCGAGTTCAGACGCCGGTTATTTTCTTCTGGGTCTCGCGCTGCAGAGGGCGAGCGGTACAAGCTGGACCGAGTTGTACCAGAAGTACATCTTCGACCGTCTCGGCATGACGGCGAGCTCTTTTCCCGAATCGAACCCGTTCTCGTTTGCGGGAACGCACCCGCAGGGATACGCCACCGCGCTCGAAGCAAGTGGGTCGCCGCGGTGCGGAACCGTGCTCACCGAGACGAATCTCTCCGCATCGATGGCCTGGACGGCGGGCGGCGTGATCTCCTCGCTGGCCGACATGCGGGTGTACGCGCAGGCGCTGGCCGCGGGCGCCCTGGTTTCGCCTCAATCGAAGAAGGCGCAATGGGCGACCGTTGCGCTCGGCGGTGACGCACCCACCTGGGAGGGGTATGGGCTCGGAGTCGAGACCTTCGGGCCGCTGCGCGGGCACAGCGGCCAGATACCGGGATTCATCACCGCGACCCTCAGCGAGCCGAAGAGCGGGCTCACGGTGGTGGTGATGCTGAACAACTCCTCGCCGGGCGCTGAGTTCGCGCAGACGCTGGCGCGGCAGCTCGCATCCATCGCATCGAAGGCGCCGGCCACGAAGGGCTCCGCCCCGGTCATTGCGCTGCCGTGGTCGAGCGAGCAGGCGGCGGCCGACCTCACGGGACTTGCCGTGTGCCAGCAGCCCGCGACATCGACCCCGGCGCCCTAG
- a CDS encoding TMEM175 family protein, translated as MFKNRLEAFSDGVLAIVITIMVLELRTPQEASWAALAQSLPTFLSYLLSFVYVGIYWNNHHHMMQLAERVNGAVLWANLHLLFWISLFPFSTRWMDETGFVQVPVIVYGINLLCAAIAYFILVRALIRLQGARGALHLAVGRDWKGTLSPAVYLIGLVLAWLGLPAVALGLYTVVALLWLVPDRRMERYVADHAERSAPGATAE; from the coding sequence ATGTTCAAGAACAGGCTCGAGGCGTTCAGTGATGGCGTGCTGGCCATCGTCATCACGATCATGGTTCTCGAACTCCGCACCCCGCAGGAGGCGAGCTGGGCGGCACTGGCGCAGAGCCTTCCCACCTTTCTGAGCTATCTGCTCAGCTTCGTGTACGTGGGCATCTACTGGAACAACCACCACCACATGATGCAGCTGGCCGAGCGGGTGAATGGCGCGGTGCTCTGGGCGAATCTGCACCTTCTGTTCTGGATCTCCCTGTTTCCGTTCAGCACCCGCTGGATGGATGAGACGGGGTTCGTTCAGGTGCCCGTCATCGTCTACGGCATCAACCTGCTGTGTGCCGCCATCGCATACTTCATTCTCGTGCGGGCGCTGATCAGGCTGCAGGGCGCGCGGGGCGCGCTGCACCTCGCGGTGGGGAGGGACTGGAAGGGCACTCTGTCGCCAGCGGTCTATCTCATAGGTCTGGTGCTGGCCTGGCTCGGCCTGCCCGCCGTGGCGCTGGGCCTGTATACCGTCGTCGCGCTGCTCTGGCTGGTGCCCGATCGGCGCATGGAGCGGTACGTCGCCGACCACGCCGAGCGGAGTGCTCCCGGTGCAACCGCTGAATAA
- a CDS encoding DinB family protein has translation MAIAPDTKNWTWVVERACPECGFDASAVAFEEIPGLLRENASRWGAVLGRADVRIRPNDATWSPLEYAAHVRDVFRVFTGRFELMLAEDDPAFANWDQDATAIAERYDQQDPAVVNAELLAAAEDSATTLEAIPDAALTRTGRRSDGSVFTVESLARYFVHDPTHHFWDVTHA, from the coding sequence ATGGCGATAGCTCCCGATACGAAGAACTGGACCTGGGTGGTGGAGCGGGCGTGCCCCGAGTGCGGCTTCGACGCATCCGCCGTCGCCTTCGAGGAGATTCCGGGGCTGCTGCGGGAGAACGCAAGCCGCTGGGGGGCGGTGCTGGGGCGGGCGGATGTGCGCATCCGGCCGAACGATGCGACCTGGTCGCCGCTCGAATACGCCGCGCATGTGCGCGATGTCTTTCGCGTCTTCACCGGCCGCTTCGAACTCATGCTGGCCGAGGACGACCCCGCGTTCGCCAATTGGGACCAGGATGCCACGGCGATAGCCGAGCGCTATGACCAGCAGGACCCGGCCGTCGTCAATGCCGAACTACTCGCGGCGGCCGAGGATTCGGCCACCACGCTTGAGGCGATTCCGGATGCCGCGCTCACCCGCACGGGCCGCCGCAGCGACGGTTCGGTCTTCACGGTGGAGAGCCTCGCCCGCTATTTCGTGCACGACCCGACGCACCACTTCTGGGACGTGACGCACGCCTGA